From the Patagioenas fasciata isolate bPatFas1 chromosome Z, bPatFas1.hap1, whole genome shotgun sequence genome, one window contains:
- the FBXO10 gene encoding LOW QUALITY PROTEIN: F-box only protein 10 (The sequence of the model RefSeq protein was modified relative to this genomic sequence to represent the inferred CDS: deleted 2 bases in 1 codon) codes for MVLHAIVTSSPMPGQDWVPMEPADLLAELWRLILPHLRLPELGRCSVVCRGWRQLVLSLDRTCWRQLCLGVLQITYMAAFLTVPVDCASDNETFLTMNQPITTSGYVRFDNCRFEGGHLQIHAPGTCPVKFCTFSRSSVHLHSVALCVLESCEFVGSENASVTVEGCPSSDCSWACEHLAVLAKSRAASWREPSQPGRTVGGSRCWGRGERARLSWGRNRAASSLLCVLQPCAAQPRRTVNLERTCGQQSRGGSQPSARSSDSDLLCNSEEDAQAAHRLPCQAHATHRRLLSDRLHTFQRDLQLKPLQQELQQDKEARSLASSLQGCIIRQCLFKDGRGRIFVYSQGQAKLEGSIFRDLTCAVRCIRNSEVIMLRNDVHHCKASGVFLHLSGGLMADNNIHSNGAAGVDIRNEPAPVFRCCNKIHSGLCSGIVVVDNGKGIIRSNRIYGNKEAGIYVLYNGNPAVRCVS; via the exons ATGGTCTTGCATGCCATCGTCACCAGCAGCCCCATGCCGGGGCAGGATTGG GTGCCGATGGAGCCCGCTGATCTGCTGGCGGAGCTGTGGCGGCTCATCCTGCCGCACCTGCGGCTGCCGGAGCTGGGCCGCTGCAGCGTGGTGTGCAGGGGCTGGCGGCAGCTGGTGCTCAGCCTGGACAGGACGTGCTGGCGGCAGCTCTGCCTGGGCGTCCTGCAGATTACTTATATGG CCGCATTTCTGACTGTGCCCGTGGACTGCGCCTCCGACAATGAGACCTTCCTCACGATGAACCAGCCCATC ACAACCTCGGGCTACGTCCGGTTCGACAACTGCCGCTTCGAAGGCGGGCACCTGCAGATCCACGCGCCGGGGACGTGCCCGGTGAAGTTCTGCACCTTCAGCCGGTCCAGTGTCCACCTCCACAGCGTGGCCCTTTGCGTCCTGGAGAGCTGCGAGTTCGTGGGCAGCGAGAACGCCTCTGTGACCGTGGAGGGCTGTCCCAGCTCCGACTGCAGCTGGGCCTGTGAGCACCTGGCCGTGCTGGCCAAGTCCCGTGCAGCGTCCTGGCGGGAACCCAGCCAGCCAGGCAGGACAGTGGGGGGCAGTCGCTGCTGGGGCCGGGGAGAGCGCGCGAGGTTGTCATGGGGGAGGAACAGAGCAGCTTCCTCTCTGTTGTGCGTACTCCAGCCCTGCGCGGCTCAGCCCAGAAGGACGGTGAATTTGGAGAGAACCTgcgggcagcagagcagggggggTTCCCAGCCCTCGGCTCGG TCCAGTGACAGTGACTTGCTATGCAACAGtgaggaggatgcccaggctgcACACAGACTGCCCTGCCAAGCCCACGCTACGCACAGGAGGCTTCTCAGTGACAGGCTGCACACCTTCCAGAGGGACCTTCAGCTCAAgcctctgcagcaggagctgcagcaggacaAGGAGGCCCGGTCCTTGGCCAGCTCTCTGCAAGGCTGCATCATCCGGCAGTGCCTTTTCAAGGACGGAAGGGGAAGAATATTCGTTTATTCACAAGGGCAAGCGAAACTGGAAGGAAGCATCTTCAGGGATCTGACCTGCGCCGTGCGCTGCATACGAAACAGTGAG GTTATCATGCTGAGGAATGACGTCCACCACTGCAAAGCCTCGGGGGTGTTCCTGCATCTGTCAGGAGGTCTGATGGCAGACAACAACATCCACTCGAACGGCGCGGCCGGCGTGGACATCCGTAATGAGCCAGCCCCCGTGTTCCGGTGC TGCAATAAGATACACAGTGGCCTTTGCTCAGGCATTGTTGTCGTTGACAATGGAAAAGGCATCATCCGTAGCAATCGGATCTATGGGAATAAAGAAGCTGGCATTTATGTTCTGTATAATGGAAACCCTGCTGTGAGGTGTGTTAGCTAG
- the SLC25A51 gene encoding mitochondrial nicotinamide adenine dinucleotide transporter SLC25A51 gives MDSEGSASVSSKEYLSSDIMATSGKHYVCGYCAAFTNIAITFPIQKVLFRQQLYGLKTKDAVHQLQKDGMRNLYRGILPPLMQKTTTLALMFGLYEDFSSLLLRHTSAPELLTRSVAAVLAGTAEALLTPFERVQTLLQDYKHHDKFTNTYQAFKVLKVHGAREYYRGLVPILLRNGPSNALFFGLRGPIKQCLPEATSHSAHLVNDFICGGLLGAVLGFLFFPVNVVKTRMQAQIGGEFQSFSKVFTKIWLERDRKLIHLFRGAHLNYHRSILSWGIINATYELLLKLL, from the coding sequence ATGGATTCGGAAGGTTCTGCCTCCGTGAGTTCCAAGGAATACCTAAGCAGCGACATAATGGCCACCTCTGGCAAACATTATGTTTGTGGCTACTGCGCAGCCTTCACCAACATCGCCATCACGTTCCCCATCCAAAAGGTCCTGTTCCGGCAGCAGCTGTACGGTTTGAAGACCAAGGACGCGGTGCATCAGCTGCAGAAGGACGGGATGCGCAACCTGTACCGCGGCATCCTGCCCCCGCTGATGCAGAAGACGACCACGCTGGCGCTGATGTTCGGGCTGTACGAGGACTTCTCCTCGCTGCTGCTGCGGCACACGAGCGCGCCCGAGCTGCTGACGCGCAGCGTGGCGGCCGTGCTGGCGGGCACCGCCGAGGCCCTGCTCACGCCCTTCGAGCGCGTCCAGACTTTGCTTCAGGACTACAAACACCACGATAAATTCACAAACACTTACCAGGCTTTCAAGGTGCTCAAAGTCCATGGTGCGAGAGAATATTATCGGGGGCTGGTGCCTATTCTGCTCCGGAATGGGCCCAGTAATGCGCTCTTCTTTGGCCTGCGGGGACCCATCAAGCAGTGTCTGCCTGAAGCGACTTCCCACAGCGCTCACCTGGTCAACGACTTCATCTGCGGGGGGCTGCtgggcgccgtgctgggcttcTTGTTCTTCCCAGTGAACGTCGTCAAAACTCGCATGCAAGCTCAAATCGGTGGCGAGTTTCAGTCCTTCTCCAAAGTCTTCACGAAGATCTGGCTGGAACGCGACAGAAAACTGATCCACCTCTTCCGAGGAGCCCACCTGAATTACCACCGTTCCATCCTGTCCTGGGGAATCATCAACGCGACCTACGAGCTCCTGCTGAAGCTGCTGTGA